The Deinococcus fonticola nucleotide sequence TCTGAGCGCGAAGAAACTCAGCTACAGCTCCCAGCATGGTCAGCAGGAGGGTATTCATCGGGTTATCCTCGCCCGTGAAAATGACGCCCTCACGCTGAAATTCCACTCGTATACCACGCCCCGACAGCTCAGTCACGATGCGCCGCAGGTCATCCACATTGCGGGCCAGCCTGTCCATCGAGTGAACAATCACGGTATCGCCCTCGCGGACGTAGGCCAGCAGCTCCTGTAACTTGGGCCGCTTGGCATCCTTGCCGCTGGCTTTGTCTTCAAAAATCCTGTCCAGTTCCACGCCATCAAGCTGCCGTGCAGTGTTCTGGTCTGTGCTGCTGACACGGATGTAACCGACGCGCTGACCTCTTGCCATATCTCCCCCGTCATGTCGGTCTAGGGTTTAGACTTACCCCGACATATGCCGGAATATAGCAGATTGGATTCTATCCCGACACCCAGAAGCCGATTTCATCAGGGAACCTATCTGTCGGGTTTGGGTATACCCTAAAGCCACTTAGGTTGCTTTGCTTAACTCTTCCTCGAAATCGCTACGAAATGATGCGGCAAGCTGCAAGAACGCATCCAGATATTGAATCCGCTTTTCGATTGCGTTCTTAGATAAATTAGTTGAAAGAGAGTTAACTGAGTCTCGGCTGTCGTCCTCGATACTCCGACAATCCATTTCGTCATCCGGGTCAAGATCC carries:
- a CDS encoding recombinase family protein, giving the protein MARGQRVGYIRVSSTDQNTARQLDGVELDRIFEDKASGKDAKRPKLQELLAYVREGDTVIVHSMDRLARNVDDLRRIVTELSGRGIRVEFQREGVIFTGEDNPMNTLLLTMLGAVAEFLRAQNLENQREGIAKAKQAGKYKGRKRALTPEQVEQARQRVAAGEAKTVIARDLGINRDTLYQSLKS